The DNA segment TTTCCTTGTAAATCCTGTGCGTTGGCATTGCCTTGAGTTATTGTAGCTGTTACAGGAAGTGTTGCCCCTGTAAATAAACATTTATTATATTCTAAAGTTATTGAACCGCCGTTTATACAGTTAGCCGAAGCATTGGTTACTGCTATATCAGCATTATTTATTATCATAGAAGCTTGAGCGATTACGCCATGTCCGCCAGAATTGTTCCATGTGCATTTTATTGTTGGCTTTTGCAATAAAGAACAGCCGCTTATTGTAAATGCTCCAGATGAAATGTAGCTTCCTCCAACTATGTTGCAACCACCCCCTCCAATTACCGCTGTACCAACAGTGTTCACCGTACAGTTTTGCAAGGTGCAATTTGCTGCCCCATTAAACCACCCGTTAATGCCTGCTGTTGTGCTTATAGCTGTACAGTTAATCGCTGTAGCTCCGTTTGTTTGTGCGTCAAAACACGAAAAAGCGGTATTATAAGCCGTCGTATTAATGCAAAGTCCGCTATACAGCACCCCTCTTCCTGTACTACTAGGAACCAAGCAATCTTTTATTAATGAGGTCGTTGTAGATGTATTTATTCCATAAAATCCTGTCGCTGTAACACCTTGTACTATCCCTGTTGCGTCTACGCCATAACTAACCCCGCCAGACGCTCCGTTATAAGTCCCGTTATATATATTGCCAACAAATGCCGCACTTCCACCGCTTGCGCTTGCTGTTATTGTGAGTCCGCTTGTATAAGTTGTACCAGAGTTTGTAAATGCGTACCCGGTATAATTTGTGGTAATAATAGTCCCATTATACATATAGCAAGTTGGCGCTGTCGCTGAATCTGTGAATGGGCTTCCACCTGTTCCTGTATATGTGTATCTTGTACCTTGCAAGTTAATAGTAACCCCATTCTTTAATTTGATTATCGCTGTGCTTTCCGTAATATTTGCAAACACAAAAATAGTCTGACCGCTTGATGCCGCCGTTATAGCTGAACGTAATGTTGAATAGTATGTCGGCACTCCTGACGTGTTATAGATAGCACATATTCCCGTAGCAACACCTGTTGAAGATACTGTAAATGTTGGATAAGTCCCTGCTACAGAAACGCCAGTACCGCTACCTATTGTTACAGTTTGATTCGGCGCAGAATTTGTAACAGTATAAGAAGGCGCTGTGCCGGATACTGTTATTCCGCTTCCTGCGGTAATACTTGTTGTTGCTGCTGATGTTGCAACTAAAGCAACTCCGCTTGCTCTTGAATATCCATACCCCTTAACTTTATTACCCCCTAAATGTACAATAGTCATAACATCGCCTGCTGCCGTAGTTATATTTGAACTACCTTGCAATGTAAACGTTGCGCTATTGTTTAACGTTAATGTGTTTGTAAAAATTAATTTAACGGTTGTTCCTGTGTTATTTGGGTAAACATTTGCTATTATAACACTATCAATATTTGTCGTTCCTGTTACGCTATATGTATTCGCACCATTGTCAGCCGATAATGACAATGTTGATGCTGACGCTACTGTTAGCATATTGTCGCTCCACATGCCATCAATACCGCCTCGTCCTATTAATTTTGTTGCTGTACTAAAAACGTTGCTCCCTACAAATGTCGCATTACCTCCTGAAACACTCCCTAATCCTGTTATATTAGGACTTCCTGAGTTAGCGCCTATCTTAATGTAATTGTGTAACAAATAAAAGATAGTCGGAACAGAATCCTTGTTTATATCTAAAAATGATAACGAAGACGTGTAAGCCATTCTTGGACTTACCGATAGAGCATTTTGTTTGTTCCAAAAGGTTGTAAAATCAGTCGCACTTAAATAACCATCAACAAATAATGTTGATTTTGGCATATCAAAAACTCCTAATGAATAAGTTAATGGTGCTGTTGCAGAAAGTGAATATGTTGGAAGGGTTGGGAAATAAACTGATTTAAAGTCTGAAATACTTATTTTTTTTGTAGATCCCGGAGTGCCGGCAACATCATCTTTTAAAATAAAATCACCAGAAGAACCGGTTGTTGTTGTTGGTAAGTCTTTAACCTTTATTTGAGCTGTTAGTAAAAAAGGTATTAATATAAATGCAAAAGCAAATTTATTTTTCATTTTATTTATTTTAGTCGACTATGATAAAAAGGCCATCATCGGTTTGTAGGTTAATTCCATCATCGGTTTGCAATCCTGTTTCTGAAATAACTGATGAAACAATATTTAAAGTATTTATTTTTTTCTTTTGCTGAATCAAATTAAAAAATCCAATGTCAGAAATCAATATTGGGTTAAAATTAATTTTTTTACCGCTCAAATTAATGTCATTGGGGCCAATAATATTATTATCTTGCATTAATTTATAGAGATATTTAAAGTCTCCATAAGTCATTAAACATAAATCGTAAATACTTTGACCTTCAGTAGCTACTATAGAACTAGTCAATGTTGAATCTGCCATTTTAATTTCTTATTGCATTTGGTTGAATTAAAAATGTTCCATCTGGATTACTTATTATTTTCGGCCTTTCCATACTATAACCATCTGATTTTAATTGAAGTCTAATCTCTCTCTCTAACTGTTGTTGCAATCCGGATGATTTTACATAATAAACAATACCAACACCTACCAAAGGAAACTGTTTGTACCACCCAACATTTGAATTGATAATATCTTTTATATGTTGTTTATCCGAAAAATCAATTTTTAAATCTCCGGTTAGCGGATCAATATATAAATCTCCATCCGAATCAATTTTTAAATCTTTTGCTGCTGCCATTTTAATTACCTTGTTGAATAAGTGTATTTTCTATATCATCCCTCTCAGTAGGGATAATTGCCGTTACATTAAATGCTGAAAAATAAGCAGCTAATGTTGCATTTGTTACAGGTGTTCCCGGTGATGATGTTCCGGCTGCTATTATAGCAGAAACTACACCTTTAATTGCATTAACATGAGCCTCCAAAACATTTAATTTAGTTACTAATGGTATAACTTTAACCATCCCACCAAGACTACCATCCATAAATATTATTTTTGAAATGTCTGAAAACATTGAAACATAAGCAACGCCCCGTTTAGTCTTTATAATAGTAACAGTAGAGCCAATTTTAGGTATAATTTTAAATCCATCGTTACTCTCAGATGCAAGTCTAACCTCTGGAACATTCGTTGTAGCATTACTACCAATCGCAGTAACATCACATGTAAAATTATCTTCATTAACAGAATCAACAGTACAATCAAACGAAGTAACTACGTCAACATTAAAAGTGCCTGCAAGTTGCTGAATAAGCTCTCTTATCATATCATTTTCTCCCATTATAAACCGGCATTAATTGTTGAATTATCAAATTGATCCAATTTTAAATGCAACATGATTTTTTGTTTAAATCCATTAGTTACATCAAATGTTTTTTCTACTCCCTTTATTAAATATCCTCCATTTCTTTCTGGTAAAATGGAATCTCTTAAAATAGCTTCGTCTCCATGTTTTACAGATGGTAATCCGAACGTAGTAAAATCGCCAGTATATCCGGTATAATAAAATTTACGAAGTTCCTGCTCTGCCAATGCTTTTAATTTGCTTTCAGTTTCAACGCCATAAAAATAAAGTGTTCTTATCTCTCCCTCTTTACGACCAACAAACGTTTCGAGTCTTTTGCGTTTGGTCTTTTTATTTCCACTTGAATTTGTACTTTCTAATTCCACTTTATTGATAGAATACGCTTTTGCACCAAGAACAATATCATCCGTTCGCTTGTACTCCAAATTATTACTAACAATGTTTTTTTGAAATACAAAATTATAACCAATTCGATCAGATGGGTAATAAACGATACCGGAACAACGTAATTCGTTGCCTCTAAAATAACAGTAAATTCTTGCTTCCTTTTTCAATCTATCAAGTACACTACCTATTGAATCCTCCATAGTCCTAAAATCCTCTATTTTAGTGCTTATGGTTTGGCTGGTAGCTGTTCCTGTTACTAATGTAATCCCTGCCGTTTCAGGAAACATATCTAACATTTCCCTAACCATTTTTTGAACATCGTATTCAGAGCTTTTATATACTTTATTCGGCAGTTTTTTTTGTTTTAAAACAAACATTTTATCTTCACATTCTATTTCAATAGGTATATTGCTTCCAATCTTTGAAATATAACCATCAAATTCCTCATTTATTTCTTTTACTTCAGAATTAAAAGCAGTAGGATAAATATAACCCAATTCAATTTTTATTTTATCGCCTCTTAAAATCAAAGGTGGCAAAGAAGATTGACCTGAAGTGTTTTTGCCATCCCAATTAACTTTTTGCCCTTGCGAATTAATAAAGTATATTTTTTTAGGAAATATTAATTTTGCCGTATCTGTTAAATTTTGCCAAGACGAATTAATTACACATGAATTAACAAAATTAAATGTATATGTCTCCGATCTATTGGGAAAAGCAATAGTTGGTATCTGTGTAATTGTAAATTTTGAAATTAAACGTAACATTTATTTTATAAATAATTCAATAGGTTCATCACTACTTGCTTGTATTTCTACCTGTTGATAATTATAACCGCCCTCCATTTGAGGCATAGCATATCTTTCAACAACTATATTATCAATTCCTAAATTTTGCAAATACCGGCTATTTACGGCCAAGGCATTAGGAGCGTCTAACGCCTTTTTTAAATCAGATATCTGTTGCAAAGGCATTACTCCATTACTCCCAATTATCAACAATTTTATATTTACATTATAATCTCCATCAGAAATATATTCTTTCACAGACCCTTTTCTCCCTTGAACAGTTGTTTTGACAATATTTTTAGTTTCATCTACTGTCAATATTACTGTGTCAAACCTTAAAAATGGCCATTCATGTATGGTGCCATTATCTTCAGTCCATTGGCCTTCCTGAATTTCAAAATTACAAAATACAGGAGTACCTAATGCGGATTTGTACATTACGGGATCCTTTTGAATTTCTGCCATTTGAGAATATGGATTCGATGAGGATTGAATTTTAGATCGACTTATCACAGCCGAAACCCCTGCTCCATATTGAGCAATCCGTACAGCTTCTAATCCGTAAACTTTTAAAATCAAATTCTCCATTTACACTCCAGCTATTATTTGAGAATCATTAACCGCTTCGATCAATGCTTTTACCATTTGTTCTTTCACAGATTGAGCGCCCTCAGAAACTGTATTTGTAGCTATTGTAAATTTTTCAATCAGCTTATCAATATTTATTGTTATTACTGTATGTTTAGGCGCTTTAGCAGTATCTACTCCGGCAGCTCCTTTCATATCTTTTATTGATCCAGCCGCGCTTCCAGTAGAAAATATATCTTTATCATAAAGGGAATTTCTTTTCGAACTTATAACATTTAAAACTCTTGTTGCAGCTCTTACTTTTTCCCAGCCTTCTGATTTATCTAAAAGATTAGTTTTCTTTAATATTTCTCTTGCCTCTTCAACCCCTTTTTTTGCAGCCACAAGTTCAGCATCGACCATAGTTTTTTCATAGTTCAATGCCGTCTCCTGCGCTTGTTTTTTTGATTGGCCCAATTTCTCATAAGATTGAGCCAATTCTTGCACATATTTTTTCTCATCATCAGCAGCTTTTTTTATGGAATTATTAAGACCGCTTTCATATTCTTCTTTTAATCGTTGATAATTCTGAATGAGTAAATATACACTAGCTGCCAAAGCTGCTATAGCCACTATTACAATTCCTATAGGATTAGCTGTCATTGCTATATTTAAAGCAACTTGTGCAGCTGTCCACCCTTCAGTTACCAATGTATTTGTAACTATTGCAGCTGTACTAAGTCCAGTATACCAAACATTTAATTTTATAACTCCTTGCCATATTTTATACGTAGCAATTGCGGCAGCTACTGCAATCGCCAATGTTTTAATAACGGTTATATTTTCTTTTATCCATTTAACAACCTCTTTCGCTTCTTGAATCACTTCTTGCATTCCTCCGATAAACCAATTAATAGATGGCTGTAAATCATTGAAAACAGTAACTGCCAATTGTTCTAGTAAATCTTTTGTATTAGACCATTGACCGCCTGTTGATTGAGCTAATTCAGAGGTAAGATTTGCAAATTT comes from the Bacteroidota bacterium genome and includes:
- a CDS encoding DUF6046 domain-containing protein yields the protein MENLILKVYGLEAVRIAQYGAGVSAVISRSKIQSSSNPYSQMAEIQKDPVMYKSALGTPVFCNFEIQEGQWTEDNGTIHEWPFLRFDTVILTVDETKNIVKTTVQGRKGSVKEYISDGDYNVNIKLLIIGSNGVMPLQQISDLKKALDAPNALAVNSRYLQNLGIDNIVVERYAMPQMEGGYNYQQVEIQASSDEPIELFIK
- a CDS encoding tape measure protein is translated as MEKTEYVISLKDLFTNAINNASNATDKFEGKVSSLQSTIAKIGATIGISAMAKGIFDAGVNMEGLNISLKTMLGSKSEADKLVAQMVKFASTTPFSQSEVQTAGKQLLAYGIEAKNIVPTLKQLGDVSAGLSQPIGEIAYLYGTIKTQGKAMTVDIRQFANRGIPIYEELAKVTGKTGNALQKYIEDGRVGFPEIQKAFENMSGAGGKFANLTSELAQSTGGQWSNTKDLLEQLAVTVFNDLQPSINWFIGGMQEVIQEAKEVVKWIKENITVIKTLAIAVAAAIATYKIWQGVIKLNVWYTGLSTAAIVTNTLVTEGWTAAQVALNIAMTANPIGIVIVAIAALAASVYLLIQNYQRLKEEYESGLNNSIKKAADDEKKYVQELAQSYEKLGQSKKQAQETALNYEKTMVDAELVAAKKGVEEAREILKKTNLLDKSEGWEKVRAATRVLNVISSKRNSLYDKDIFSTGSAAGSIKDMKGAAGVDTAKAPKHTVITINIDKLIEKFTIATNTVSEGAQSVKEQMVKALIEAVNDSQIIAGV